A region from the Malus domestica chromosome 07, GDT2T_hap1 genome encodes:
- the LOC103439618 gene encoding structural maintenance of chromosomes protein 2-1, translating to MYIKEVCLEGFKSYATRTVVPGFDPFFNAITGLNGSGKSNILDSICFVLGITNLQQVRAANLQELVYKQGQAGITKATVSIVFDNSDRARSPLGYEAHSEITVTRQIVVGGRNKYLINGKLAQPSQVQNLFHSVQLNVNNPHFLIMQGRITKVLNMKPPEILSMLEEAAGTRMYETKKEAALKTLEKKQSKVDEIDKLLDQEILPALDKLRRERTQYMQWANGNADLDHLKRFCIALEYVQAERIRDGAASELEQVKARISEVDDDMRKMKGEIQEMETQVLKLTADKEARMGGEVKTLSDKVDALSQDLVREVSVLSNKEDNLGIENENAEKIVNNIEDMKQSVKEMDFAIRKAEEGAADLKKRAEELSQTLNEYEKDYQGVLAGKSSGNEEKCLEDQLGDAKVAVGSAETELKQLNTKISHCQRELKEKNKQLMSKREEADAVKSELTVRQRDLENLENALKSIPYKEGQMEALQKDRASELGEVQKLRDEMRNLSAQLSNVEFNYRDPVNNFDRSKVKGVVAKLIKVKDSSTMTALEVTAGGKLFNVVVDTESTGKQLLQNGNLRRRVTIIPLNKIQPHTVHPRVQQAASKLVGKENAELALSLVGYDNELKNAMEFVFGSTFVCKTVDAAKEVAFNREIRSPSVTLEGDIFQPSGLLTGGSRKGGGDLLKQLHELAESEQKLSMHQRRLTEIEARITELLPLQKKFMDLKAQLELKSYDLSLFQGRAEQNEHHKLGELVKRIEQELQEAQSAAKEKQLLYEECVNKVTLLEKSIKENDNSREGRLKDFEKKIKETKAQMQSASRNLKGHENEKEKLIMEKEAAIKELASSETQLASLRTQIDNLTSEVEEQRAKVASTRNIHDSAQSELNSIRMKMKDCDSQISGILKEQQTLQRKLSETNLERKKMENEVKRMETEQKDCSTKVDKLIEKHAWIVSEKQLFGKSGTDYDFSLRDPHNAREELERLQAQQSGLEKRVNKKVMAMFEKAEDEYNDLMSKKDIIENDKSKIKKVIEELDEKKKETLKVTWVKVNNDFGSIFSTLLPGTMGKLEPPEGCSFLDGLEVRVAFGGVWKQSLSELSGGQRSLLALSLILALLLFKPAPLYILDEVDAALDLSHTQNIGRMIKTHFPHSQFIVVSLKEGMFNNANVLFRTKFVDGVSTVQRTVAAKHK from the exons ATGTACATCAAGGAGGTATGCCTGGAGGGCTTCAAGTCCTACGCGACGAGGACGGTGGTGCCCGGGTTCGACCCGTTTTTCAACGCCATAACGGGTCTGAACGGGTCGGGCAAGTCCAACATCCTCGACTCCATCTGCTTCGTCTTGGGAATTACCAATTTGCAGCAGGTTCGCGCCGCCAACCTCCAGGAGCTCGTCTACAAGCAGGGCCAGGCTGGAATCACCAAGGCCACCGTCTCCATAGTCTTCGACAATTCTGACCGCGCCCGTAGTCCCCTCGGATACGAGGCCCATTCTGAAATCACCGTCACCCGTCAG ATTGTGGTTGGTGGAAGGAACAAGTATTTGATCAATGGGAAACTTGCACAGCCTAGTCAGGTCCAGAACCTTTTTCATTCCGTGCAGCTCAATGTTAACAACCCGCATTTTCTGATAATGCAAGGGCGCATTACCAAGGTTTTGAATATGAAACCACCCGAGATTCTGTCTATGCTTGAAGAGGCTGCTGGGACGAGAATGTATGAGACCAAGAAAGAGGCCGCTTTGAAGACACTTGAGAAGAAGCAGAGTAAAGTTGATGAGATCGATAAGCTTCTTGACCAGGAGATACTGCCTGCCTTGGACAAGTTAAGGAGAGAAAGGACGCAATATATGCAATGGGCTAATGGAAACGCTGACTTGGATCACCTGAAAAGGTTTTGCATTGCGCTTGAATATGTTCAAGCAGAAAGAATTAGAGACGGTGCAGCATCTGAGTTGGAACAAGTTAAGGCCAGGATTTCCGAGGTTGATGATGATATGAGAAAGATGAAGGGAGAAATACAGGAAATGGAGACACAAGTGTTGAAGTTGACTGCTGACAAGGAGGCTAGAATGGGTGGGGAAGTAAAAACTTTGTCTGACAAGGTAGATGCTCTTTCCCAAGATCTTGTGAGGGAAGTGTCTGTGCTGAGCAATAAAGAGGATAATCTTggtattgaaaatgaaaatgcGGAAAAG ATTGTTAACAATATTGAAGACATGAAGCAGTCTGTAAAAGAGATGGACTTCGCTATAAGAAAGGCTGAAGAAGGAGCAGCTGATTTGAAAAAGAGAGCAGAGGAACTTTCTCAGACACTGAATGAGTATGAAAAGGATTACCAG GGTGTACTAGCTGGCAAGAGCAGTGGAAATGAGGAGAAATGCCTCGAAGATCAACTGGGTGATGCGAAAGTAGCTGTTGGGAGTGCTGAAACAGAACTAAAACAGCTGAACACAAAAATAAGCCATTGTCAAAGGGAgttaaaagagaaaaataagcAGCTAATGTCAAAGCGTGAAGAAGCTGATGCGGTAAAGAGTGAACTTACTGTTAGACAACGAGATTTGGAAAATCTTGAAAATGCACTGAAGTCTATTCCATATAAAGAGGGCCAGATGGAAGCATTACAAAAG GATCGTGCTTCTGAGTTAGGGGAGGTGCAGAAGCTGAGGGATGAAATGCGAAATCTTTCAGCTCAATTATCAAATGTTGAGTTCAACTATCGGGATCCCGTGAATAACTTTGATAGGTCTAAGGTCAAGGGTGTAGTTGCAAAACTTATCAAAGTAAAGGATAGCTCGACGATGACTGCCTTAGAG GTTACTGCTGGTGGAaagttgtttaatgttgttgtAGACACGGAAAGTACTGGAAAACAACTTCTTCAGAATGGCAACCTTCGGAGAAGAGTAACAATTATACCTCTGAACAAAATACAACCGCATACTGTTCATCCTAGGGTTCAACAAGCTGCTTCTAAATTG GTTGGCAAGGAGAATGCAGAGCTTGCACTTTCTTTGGTTGGGTATGATAATGAATTGAAG AATGCTATGGAATTTGTTTTTGGTTCAACCTTTGTTTGCAAAACCGTAGATGCTGCAAAGGAG GTTGCTTTTAACAGGGAAATTCGCAGCCCTAGTGTCACTCTTGAAGGTGATATCTTTCAGCCTAGTGGCCTCTTGACTGGTGGAAGCCGCAA GGGTGGGGGTGATTTGTTAAAGCAACTTCACGAGCTGGCAGAGTCTGAACAAAAACTTTCCATGCATCAGAGAAGATTGACCGAAATTGAAGCCAGG ATTACAGAGCTTCTGCCTCTTCAGAAGAAGTTCATGGACCTTAAAGCACAGTTAGAACTTAAATCCTATGACCTTTCATTATTCCAGGGCAGGGCTGAGCAAAATGAGCATCATAAG CTTGGTGAATTAGTAAAAAGGATCGAGCAGGAACTTCAAGAAGCACAATCTGCAGCAAAAGAAAAGCAGCTTTTGTACGAAGAGTGTGTGAATAAAGTTACATTACTTGAGAaatcaatcaaagagaatgataATAGTCGGGAGGGAAGGCTCAAAGATTTTGAAAAGAAGATTAAAGAAACAAAAGCTCAAATGCAATCAGCTTCAAGGAATCTAAAG GGGCATGAGAATGAAAAAGAGAAGCTTATTATGGAAAAAGAAGCTGCTATAAAGGAACTTGCATCTTCAGAAACTCAATTAGCTTCTTTGAGAACACAAATTGACAACCTAACTTCAGAAGTCGAAGAACAGAGAGCAAAG GTAGCTTCTACAAGAAATATTCATGATAGTGCCCAATCTGAGCTTAACTCAATTCGCATGAAGATGAAAGATTGTGATTCCCAAATTAGTGGCATTCTTAAGGAGCAACAAACACTTCAGCGTAAACTTAGTGAGACAAATCttgaaaggaagaaaatggaaaatgag GTAAAACGAATGGAAACGGAGCAGAAAGATTGCTCTACCAAAGTTGATAAATTGATAGAGAAGCATGCCTGGATTGTATCTGAGAAACAGTTATTTGGTAAAAGTGGGACTGATTATGATTTTTCCTTGCGGGATCCTCATAATGCAAGGGAAGAACTTGAGAGACTGCAGGCCCAACAGTCTGG CCTCGAGAAAAGGGTGAATAAGAAAGTTATGGCAATGTTTGAGAAAGCAGAAGATGAGTACAACGATCTAATGTCTAAGAAGGACATCATTGAG AATGATAAGTCTAAGATCAAGAAGGTGATTGAAGAGCTGGatgagaaaaagaaggaaacacTGAAAGTTACTTGGGTAAAAGTTAATAA TGACTTTGGATCTATCTTTTCTACCCTTTTGCCTGGCACAATGGGAAAGCTTGAACCTCCTGAAGGGTGCAGCTTCTTAGATGGACTTGAGGTTCGTGTTGCATTTGGGGGTGTTTGGAAACAGTCCTTATCAGAACTGAGTGGAGGTCAGCGATCTCTGCTTGCACTTTCCCTGATCTTGGCATTGCTTCTCTTCAAACCTGCCCCACTTTATATACTGGATGAG GTTGATGCGGCTCTTGATCTAAGCCACACGCAGAACATTGGAAGAATGATCAAAACGCATTTCCCCCACTCCCAG TTTATCGTGGTTTCGCTGAAAGAAGGCATGTTCAACAATGCTAACGTTCTGTTCCGAACGAAATTCGTGGACGGAGTTTCGACTGTTCAAAGGACTGTTGCAGCTAAGCACAAGTGA
- the LOC103439617 gene encoding NO-associated protein 1, chloroplastic/mitochondrial isoform X1, with protein MAPKTLSSFLCPFTLPYTLTIPTPKILTLHSKPTLTLCRYSHPQNTHRKSSVSQTQYPNSPPEPAGTGAAAPTPGDRFLERHRSVEAAKVLLKEKKKKKKEKPKVTTTVACCYGCGAPLQTSEPDAPGYSDPETYALKKKHHQLRSVICGRCKLLSHGHMITAVGGNGGYSGGKQFIMAEELREKLSHLRHEKALIVKLVDIVDFNGSFLARVRDLAGANPIILVVTKVDLLPKGTDFNCIGDWVIEATAKKKLNVLSVHLTSAKSLVGVAGVASEIQKEKKGRDVYVMGSANVGKSAFISAFLKMMADKDPVAASAQKYKPIQSAVPGTTLGPIQINAFLGGEKLYDTPGVHLHHRQAAVVHSEDLPALAPQSRLRGQSFPVYLFGSEKSQVSSGNGTGEKDNSNGLTGYSIFWGGLVRVDILKALPETRLTFYGPKSLQIHMVPTDMADEFYQKEVGVLLTPPTGKQRADEWRGLETERQLQIKVEDVERPACDVAISGLGWITVEPVSRVLTSSDTSAKGAAGEVHLAVHVPKPVEIFVRSPLPVGKSGAECYQYRELTEKEEEDRPKLHF; from the exons ATGGCGCCTAAAACCCTCTCATCCTTCCTCTGTCCTTTCACTCTCCCCTACACCCTCACAATCCCCACCCCCAAAATTCTCACTCTTCACTCGAAACCCACTCTCACACTCTGCAGATATTCTCACCCGCAAAATACCCACCGGAAATCATCCGTTTCCCAGACCCAGTACCCGAATTCTCCGCCCGAACCCGCCGGCACCGGAGCCGCCGCGCCGACCCCCGGCGATCGGTTTTTGGAGCGGCACCGTTCGGTTGAAGCTGCGAAGGTGTTGctcaaggagaaaaagaagaagaagaaggagaagcccAAGGTTACGACGACCGTCGCTTGCTGTTATGGATGCGGAGCTCCGTTGCAGACTTCGGAGCCGGATGCTCCGGGTTATTCGGACCCTGAGACGTACGCATTG AAGAAGAAGCACCACCAGCTTAGAAGCGTTATATGTGGAAGGTGCAAGCTTCTTTCTCATGGGCACATGATAACTGCTGTTGGTGGAAATGGGGGATATTCTGGCGGGAAACAGTTCATCATGGCCGAAGAGCTTCGGGAGAAGTTGTCCCACTTGCGCCACGAGAAAGCGTTGATAGTTAAATTG GTTGATATTGTGGATTTCAATGGTAGCTTTTTAGCTCGTGTGCGTGATTTGGCCGGTGCAAATCCTATCATATTAGTGGTTACTAAG GTTGACTTACTCCCAAAAGGAACTGATTTCAATTGTATTGGTGATTGGGTTATAGAGGCCACTGCAAAGAAGAAGCTTAA CGTTTTAAGTGTTCATCTGACGAGTGCGAAATCTTTGGTTGGAGTAGCCGGAGTTGCATCAGAGATTCAAAAGGAGAAGAAG GGGCGCGACGTTTATGTTATG GGCTCAGCAAATGTTGGGAAATCAGCATTCATCAGTGCTTTTCTGA AAATGATGGCAGACAAGGATCCAGTTGCTGCATCGGCGCAAAAATACAAACCAATACAATCTGCAGTTCCGGGAACTACCTTGGGTCCAATTCAAATTAATGCTTTCCTAGGAGGAGAG AAATTATACGACACTCCAGGAGTTCATCTCCACCATAGGCAAGCAGCTGTGGTTCATTCAGAAGATCTGCCTGCCCTTGCTCCTCAAAGTCGGCTTAGGGGTCAATCTTTTCCGGTATATTTATTCGGTTCAGAG AAGTCTCAGGTTTCCTCTGGAAATGGAACAGGGGAGAAGGACAATTCCAATGGTTTGACTGGCTATTCAATATTCTGGGGAGGCCTTGTCAGAGTAGATATCTTGAAG GCTCTCCCTGAAACACGATTGACGTTTTACGGGCCAAAGAGTCTTCAGATTCATATGGTACCTACTGATATGGCAGATGAGTTTTACCAG AAAGAAGTTGGAGTTCTATTAACACCTCCAACTGGAAAACAAAGAGCAGATGAATGGAGAGGGCTCGAAACTGAGCGCCAGTTGCAAATAAAAGTTGAAGATGTAGAAAG GCCGGCTTGTGATGTGGCTATATCAGGTTTAGGATGGATTACTGTTGAACCTGTAAGCCGAGTATTGACAAGTTCTGATACCAGTGCCAAAGGAGCTGCCGGAGAAGTGCACTTGGCTGTCCATGTCCCCAAGCCAGTCGAAATATTTGTTCGGTCCCCATTGCCCGTGGGCAAGTCTGGTGCAGAGTGCTATCAATATAGGGAATTGacagagaaggaggaggaagacagACCAAAATTGCATTTTTGA
- the LOC103439617 gene encoding NO-associated protein 1, chloroplastic/mitochondrial isoform X3, translating into MAPKTLSSFLCPFTLPYTLTIPTPKILTLHSKPTLTLCRYSHPQNTHRKSSVSQTQYPNSPPEPAGTGAAAPTPGDRFLERHRSVEAAKVLLKEKKKKKKEKPKVTTTVACCYGCGAPLQTSEPDAPGYSDPETYALKKKHHQLRSVICGRCKLLSHGHMITAVGGNGGYSGGKQFIMAEELREKLSHLRHEKALIVKLVDIVDFNGSFLARVRDLAGANPIILVVTKVDLLPKGTDFNCIGDWVIEATAKKKLNVLSVHLTSAKSLVGVAGVASEIQKEKKGRDVYVMGSANVGKSAFISAFLKMMADKDPVAASAQKYKPIQSAVPGTTLGPIQINAFLGGEKLYDTPGVHLHHRQAAVVHSEDLPALAPQSRLRGQSFPSQVSSGNGTGEKDNSNGLTGYSIFWGGLVRVDILKALPETRLTFYGPKSLQIHMVPTDMADEFYQKEVGVLLTPPTGKQRADEWRGLETERQLQIKVEDVERPACDVAISGLGWITVEPVSRVLTSSDTSAKGAAGEVHLAVHVPKPVEIFVRSPLPVGKSGAECYQYRELTEKEEEDRPKLHF; encoded by the exons ATGGCGCCTAAAACCCTCTCATCCTTCCTCTGTCCTTTCACTCTCCCCTACACCCTCACAATCCCCACCCCCAAAATTCTCACTCTTCACTCGAAACCCACTCTCACACTCTGCAGATATTCTCACCCGCAAAATACCCACCGGAAATCATCCGTTTCCCAGACCCAGTACCCGAATTCTCCGCCCGAACCCGCCGGCACCGGAGCCGCCGCGCCGACCCCCGGCGATCGGTTTTTGGAGCGGCACCGTTCGGTTGAAGCTGCGAAGGTGTTGctcaaggagaaaaagaagaagaagaaggagaagcccAAGGTTACGACGACCGTCGCTTGCTGTTATGGATGCGGAGCTCCGTTGCAGACTTCGGAGCCGGATGCTCCGGGTTATTCGGACCCTGAGACGTACGCATTG AAGAAGAAGCACCACCAGCTTAGAAGCGTTATATGTGGAAGGTGCAAGCTTCTTTCTCATGGGCACATGATAACTGCTGTTGGTGGAAATGGGGGATATTCTGGCGGGAAACAGTTCATCATGGCCGAAGAGCTTCGGGAGAAGTTGTCCCACTTGCGCCACGAGAAAGCGTTGATAGTTAAATTG GTTGATATTGTGGATTTCAATGGTAGCTTTTTAGCTCGTGTGCGTGATTTGGCCGGTGCAAATCCTATCATATTAGTGGTTACTAAG GTTGACTTACTCCCAAAAGGAACTGATTTCAATTGTATTGGTGATTGGGTTATAGAGGCCACTGCAAAGAAGAAGCTTAA CGTTTTAAGTGTTCATCTGACGAGTGCGAAATCTTTGGTTGGAGTAGCCGGAGTTGCATCAGAGATTCAAAAGGAGAAGAAG GGGCGCGACGTTTATGTTATG GGCTCAGCAAATGTTGGGAAATCAGCATTCATCAGTGCTTTTCTGA AAATGATGGCAGACAAGGATCCAGTTGCTGCATCGGCGCAAAAATACAAACCAATACAATCTGCAGTTCCGGGAACTACCTTGGGTCCAATTCAAATTAATGCTTTCCTAGGAGGAGAG AAATTATACGACACTCCAGGAGTTCATCTCCACCATAGGCAAGCAGCTGTGGTTCATTCAGAAGATCTGCCTGCCCTTGCTCCTCAAAGTCGGCTTAGGGGTCAATCTTTTCCG TCTCAGGTTTCCTCTGGAAATGGAACAGGGGAGAAGGACAATTCCAATGGTTTGACTGGCTATTCAATATTCTGGGGAGGCCTTGTCAGAGTAGATATCTTGAAG GCTCTCCCTGAAACACGATTGACGTTTTACGGGCCAAAGAGTCTTCAGATTCATATGGTACCTACTGATATGGCAGATGAGTTTTACCAG AAAGAAGTTGGAGTTCTATTAACACCTCCAACTGGAAAACAAAGAGCAGATGAATGGAGAGGGCTCGAAACTGAGCGCCAGTTGCAAATAAAAGTTGAAGATGTAGAAAG GCCGGCTTGTGATGTGGCTATATCAGGTTTAGGATGGATTACTGTTGAACCTGTAAGCCGAGTATTGACAAGTTCTGATACCAGTGCCAAAGGAGCTGCCGGAGAAGTGCACTTGGCTGTCCATGTCCCCAAGCCAGTCGAAATATTTGTTCGGTCCCCATTGCCCGTGGGCAAGTCTGGTGCAGAGTGCTATCAATATAGGGAATTGacagagaaggaggaggaagacagACCAAAATTGCATTTTTGA
- the LOC103439616 gene encoding probable aquaporin TIP5-1: MLFGSMARIALTARFQQAITPNALRSYLAEFISTFFFVFAVVGSMMSSRKLMPDAASDPASLVMVAVANTFALSSAVYIAANISGGHINPAVTFGMAVGGHISVPNAICYWISQMVASVMACLLLRVTIVGQHVPTYGITEEMTGFGASVLEGVLTFGLVYTVYAAGDPRNGALGGIGPLAVGFMAGANVLATGPFSGGSMNPACAFGSAVVAGSFRNQAVYWVGPLIGGAVAGLLYDNVVYPAQSSPDPLTGISG; encoded by the exons ATGTTATTTGGATCAATGGCTAGAATTGCACTGACCGCTCGATTCCAGCAAGCTATCACTCCCAACGCCCTCCGATCTTATCTTGCAGAGTTCATCTCAACCTTCTTCTTTGTGTTCGCTGTTGTTGGCTCCATGATGTCGTCAA GGAAGTTGATGCCGGATGCAGCATCAGACCCAGCTAGTCTGGTGATGGTTGCCGTCGCCAACACCTTCGCATTGTCCTCGGCAGTGTACATTGCGGCCAACATCTCCGGCGGCCACATCAACCCGGCTGTCACCTTCGGCATGGCGGTCGGAGGACACATTAGCGTCCCCAATGCCATCTGCTACTGGATTTCCCAGATGGTGGCCTCTGTCATGGCTTGCCTTCTCTTGAGAGTCACTATTGTGGGACAG CATGTTCCGACGTACGGAATCACGGAAGAGATGACGGGTTTCGGGGCGTCGGTTTTGGAGGGCGTGCTGACATTTGGGCTGGTGTACACTGTTTATGCCGCCGGTGACCCAAGGAATGGTGCACTTGGGGGCATTGGACCCCTGGCAGTTGGGTTCATGGCAGGAGCCAATGTTTTAGCAACTGGGCCGTTCTCCGGTGGGTCCATGAACCCGGCTTGTGCATTCGGGTCGGCAGTCGTTGCCGGCAGTTTCAGGAACCAGGCGGTTTACTGGGTGGGGCCTCTGATTGGTGGGGCAGTTGCTGGACTACTGTATGATAATGTAGTGTACCCTGCCCAATCTTCTCCGGATCCTCTTACGGGAATTTCTGGTTGA
- the LOC103439617 gene encoding NO-associated protein 1, chloroplastic/mitochondrial isoform X2, with product MAPKTLSSFLCPFTLPYTLTIPTPKILTLHSKPTLTLCRYSHPQNTHRKSSVSQTQYPNSPPEPAGTGAAAPTPGDRFLERHRSVEAAKVLLKEKKKKKKEKPKVTTTVACCYGCGAPLQTSEPDAPGYSDPETYALKKKHHQLRSVICGRCKLLSHGHMITAVGGNGGYSGGKQFIMAEELREKLSHLRHEKALIVKLVDIVDFNGSFLARVRDLAGANPIILVVTKVDLLPKGTDFNCIGDWVIEATAKKKLNVLSVHLTSAKSLVGVAGVASEIQKEKKGRDVYVMGSANVGKSAFISAFLKMMADKDPVAASAQKYKPIQSAVPGTTLGPIQINAFLGGEKLYDTPGVHLHHRQAAVVHSEDLPALAPQSRLRGQSFPKSQVSSGNGTGEKDNSNGLTGYSIFWGGLVRVDILKALPETRLTFYGPKSLQIHMVPTDMADEFYQKEVGVLLTPPTGKQRADEWRGLETERQLQIKVEDVERPACDVAISGLGWITVEPVSRVLTSSDTSAKGAAGEVHLAVHVPKPVEIFVRSPLPVGKSGAECYQYRELTEKEEEDRPKLHF from the exons ATGGCGCCTAAAACCCTCTCATCCTTCCTCTGTCCTTTCACTCTCCCCTACACCCTCACAATCCCCACCCCCAAAATTCTCACTCTTCACTCGAAACCCACTCTCACACTCTGCAGATATTCTCACCCGCAAAATACCCACCGGAAATCATCCGTTTCCCAGACCCAGTACCCGAATTCTCCGCCCGAACCCGCCGGCACCGGAGCCGCCGCGCCGACCCCCGGCGATCGGTTTTTGGAGCGGCACCGTTCGGTTGAAGCTGCGAAGGTGTTGctcaaggagaaaaagaagaagaagaaggagaagcccAAGGTTACGACGACCGTCGCTTGCTGTTATGGATGCGGAGCTCCGTTGCAGACTTCGGAGCCGGATGCTCCGGGTTATTCGGACCCTGAGACGTACGCATTG AAGAAGAAGCACCACCAGCTTAGAAGCGTTATATGTGGAAGGTGCAAGCTTCTTTCTCATGGGCACATGATAACTGCTGTTGGTGGAAATGGGGGATATTCTGGCGGGAAACAGTTCATCATGGCCGAAGAGCTTCGGGAGAAGTTGTCCCACTTGCGCCACGAGAAAGCGTTGATAGTTAAATTG GTTGATATTGTGGATTTCAATGGTAGCTTTTTAGCTCGTGTGCGTGATTTGGCCGGTGCAAATCCTATCATATTAGTGGTTACTAAG GTTGACTTACTCCCAAAAGGAACTGATTTCAATTGTATTGGTGATTGGGTTATAGAGGCCACTGCAAAGAAGAAGCTTAA CGTTTTAAGTGTTCATCTGACGAGTGCGAAATCTTTGGTTGGAGTAGCCGGAGTTGCATCAGAGATTCAAAAGGAGAAGAAG GGGCGCGACGTTTATGTTATG GGCTCAGCAAATGTTGGGAAATCAGCATTCATCAGTGCTTTTCTGA AAATGATGGCAGACAAGGATCCAGTTGCTGCATCGGCGCAAAAATACAAACCAATACAATCTGCAGTTCCGGGAACTACCTTGGGTCCAATTCAAATTAATGCTTTCCTAGGAGGAGAG AAATTATACGACACTCCAGGAGTTCATCTCCACCATAGGCAAGCAGCTGTGGTTCATTCAGAAGATCTGCCTGCCCTTGCTCCTCAAAGTCGGCTTAGGGGTCAATCTTTTCCG AAGTCTCAGGTTTCCTCTGGAAATGGAACAGGGGAGAAGGACAATTCCAATGGTTTGACTGGCTATTCAATATTCTGGGGAGGCCTTGTCAGAGTAGATATCTTGAAG GCTCTCCCTGAAACACGATTGACGTTTTACGGGCCAAAGAGTCTTCAGATTCATATGGTACCTACTGATATGGCAGATGAGTTTTACCAG AAAGAAGTTGGAGTTCTATTAACACCTCCAACTGGAAAACAAAGAGCAGATGAATGGAGAGGGCTCGAAACTGAGCGCCAGTTGCAAATAAAAGTTGAAGATGTAGAAAG GCCGGCTTGTGATGTGGCTATATCAGGTTTAGGATGGATTACTGTTGAACCTGTAAGCCGAGTATTGACAAGTTCTGATACCAGTGCCAAAGGAGCTGCCGGAGAAGTGCACTTGGCTGTCCATGTCCCCAAGCCAGTCGAAATATTTGTTCGGTCCCCATTGCCCGTGGGCAAGTCTGGTGCAGAGTGCTATCAATATAGGGAATTGacagagaaggaggaggaagacagACCAAAATTGCATTTTTGA